CGATTCCGCTGACGCCGAGCAAGCCTTCCGTCGCCACTTCGCGACACGGCCGACCCCGACCCCGGCAGAAGGGCAAGGCCGGACTGCCGCACTTCAGCCCGTGAACGGCTCGAAGCCGAAGCGGCCCCAGGCGACGAAGGCCGCCGCGGCGAGGAGGGCGAGGCACAGCGCGACGTTCTTGTAGTGCCCGTGGCGGGCGTGGGTGACCATCCCGCCGATCATCAACAGGACCCAGCAGATGGCGGTCACCGGCACCATCACCGGCGCGATGCCGAGCGCCGCGGGCAGGACCAGGCCCACCGCGGCCACGGTCCAATCCGTCGATTCGTCCAGCTTGGATTTGGGCAGGAACACCTTGGTGGCGCCGCTGAACAGGGCGAGGGCGGCGAGCAGCCCGGCGACGATCCAGAGGGCGAGATTCATGGGTTTTCTCCAGGGACGGGGTGACTCGGGCGGCTTCCCGACGGTGTGACCGGTCGGGCACAAGACACCGCCGGTCGCGATTTCCTGACCGAGCGGAACGATCACGTGTCCTGCATCACACGGTGTCAGATCCGGTGTCGACGCGGTGTCTTGTGCCCAGCCCACTCGGATCGGAGGAGACACCGTGGACAAGAGGATCGAGGTGGTCGTGGTCGGTGGCGGTTACGCCGGGGTGATGGCGGCCAATCGGATGACCCAGCGCGACGACGTGACGGTGACCGTGATCAACCCGCGGCGCGTGTTCGTCCCGCGGCTGCGGCTGCACCAGTTCGTGGGCGGGACCCACGACGCGGTCGTGGACTACCGGGAGGTACTCGCCGAGGGCGTCGAACTGGTGGTCGGCACGGCGGCGGGTATCGACGCGACCGCGCGCACCGTCACCCTCGCCGAGGGCGGCGGCATCGGCTACGACTACCTGGTCTACGCGGTGGGGAGTGCCGGCGGCGGACCGCGGGTGCCGGGCGCGGCCGAGTTCGCTCATCCGGTCGCGACCCTGGAGGACGCGCGGCGGCTGCGGTCGGTGCTCTCCGACACGCCCACCACGGCCGCGGTGACGGTCGTCGGAGGCGGTCCGGTCGGCATCGAGACCGCGGCGGAACTCGCCGAACGGGGCCGGCGTGCCCGGCTGGTCTGCGGCGGTGTCCTGGGCCCGAACCTGCACCCGAGCGCCCGGCGCACCGCCCGCGAGTACCTGACCCGCCTGGGCGTCGAGGTGATCGACGGCCCGGACACGTCGGTCACCGCGGTGCGGTCGGGAGCGGTGGAACTCGCTGACGGCCGCACCCTGCCCAGTCAGGTGACCGTGTGGGCCGCGGGTTTCGGCGTGCCCGACCTGGCCCACCGCAGCGGGCTGCGCACCGACGCCGCCGGGCGGCTGTGCACCGACGAGACGCTGACCAGCGTCGACAGCGATCGCATCGTCGCGGCGGGCGACGCGTCGGCGCCCTCGGACCTGCCGTTCCGCATGAGTGCCTACATCGCGGGCTGCCTGGGCGCCCACGCCGCCGACACGGTGCTGGCCCGGATCGCGGGCGAGCGGCCCGCGCCGATCGACCTGGCGTTCCCGGCCATGTGCTTCAGCTTCGGCCGCGGTGCCGGGATCTTCCAGCTCCTGCACAAGGACGACACGCCGAAACGGCTCTACTTCACCGGGTTCCTGGGCCGCAAGCTCAAGGAGTTCTCGTGCGCCGCCAGCGTCAAGCACCTCGTGACCGAGGCGCGCAAGCCCGGCTCGCACCACTGGCCCAAGGACGGTGAACACCGGCCCGCCCTACTGCGAGCCCGAAGCGGGAACGTGACGACTCCGACCGAGTAGACGCTGTCCAGGAGAGAAACCCATTGCACACCACAGACAAAGCCGGTGCGGCCCGGCGGGCCACGGGCGGGCCGGCGAACCGCGGCGACAGCGACCGAGCGACCCTGGCGGCGACGGAAACGTTCGTCGCGCACCGCAACCTGCTGTTCACCGTCGCCTACGAGATGCTCGGATCCGGGGCCGACGCCGACGACGTCCTGCAGGAAACCTGGTTGCGCTGGGTCGGTGTCGACACGGCGCACGTCGACGACCCGCGCGCCTACCTGGTCCGCATCACCACCCGGCAGGCGCTCAACCGGCTGCGATCGGTGAAACGCCGGCGGGAGGCCTACGTGGGCTCCTGGCTGCCGGAGCCGCTGCTCACCACTCCGGACCTGGCCGCCGACGTGGAACTCGCCGAAAGCGTGTCGATGGGGCTGATGGTCGTGCTGGAGACCTTGACCCCGTCCGAACGAGCGGTGTTCGTGCTGCGCGAAGCGTTCGGACTGGGCTATGACGAGATCGCCGCCGCGCTGGAGAAGTCCCTCGCCGCCGTGCACCAGCTCGCCCACCGCGCCCGCCGCCACGTCGAAGCCCGCCGACCACGCCGCACCGTCACCCCACGCGAGGCGCAAGCGGCCGTCGACGCGTTCCGACGCGCGCTGGAGACCCGGGACCTCCAGGGCCTGCTCGACGTCCTCGCCCCCGAGGTGGTGGCGATCAGCGACGGAGGCGGCATCAGGCAAGCCACCCCACGGCCCGTCATCGGCGCGGACAGGGTGGCGCGGTTCGTGGTCAAGGGCCTCGCCAAGCACGACGTCGCGCTCACCGTCCGCCCAACCGCGATCAACGCCGCCCCCGCACTGGCCCTCTACGTCGACGGGGAACTCGACGGTGTCCTCGCGGCGCGCGTCGAGGACGGCCGCATCACCGGGCTCTACTTCGTCCGCAACCCGCACAAACTGACCCACGTCGACGCCGAGACACCACTCACCCTCCGCTGAGTCCGGCCGCGGCCGTCGCCGTGGTCATGTCGATCCCCAGCGCATTGCCCACCGCCGTCACCGGGCCGATCGCTACACCGCTCAGTTCCGCCCGCGCTCGAGCAGCGTGCGTCGAGCGGCTCCGACATCACCGAAGTCGCCGACACCGCAGGTGGGGAACAACTCGTCGACGCCCACGACCGTTCACGTCAACGTCGGCCCCGCACCGGCGTTCGTTGACGTCGGCTGCGCAACCGGCATGGTCACGCGCACCGCGGCCGACCGCTTCCCGGACGCGGCCCGCCGTGGGCCTGGACCTCAACGACGCGATGCTCACCGCGGCGCGCCGCCTGCGCCCAAGCCTGTCCTGACAACGCGGCGACGCGACCGACTCGCCGTTCCCGGCGGGTGCCTTCGACCGCGTGCTGTCACAGATGGCGCTGATGCTCCTCCCGGACCGCGCCCGAGCCGTCGCCGAGATGGCCCGGCTGACGACGAGGGGTGGGGCGGTCGCGCTCGTGGTCCCTGCGGGCATCGCAGACCAGCTCGCGTACCGCCACCACCCCCAAGACCAAAGGCGACCCGGCGAGCGGGTTCACGGTCGAACGCCTCCCCATCCTCGCCCCCGCCGCGCTGGCCGGACGGATGCCCGACACCATCACCACCCGCGCCATCACCATCCACCTCCGCCACCGACGCCACGACGAACACGTCGAGTCCTACCGGGAACAGTCGCCGGGAAGATCACTACCAAGATCCATACCAACCAATGCAAAAGGGCCGCCGACCAGTCATCACGCCTGAGTCAGCGACCCTTCTGCGACCGTCGGGACAACAGGATTCGAACCTGCGACCGCTTGGCCCCAGGATCGCCTTGACCATGCGTTGACCTGCGGAAACTGTTTGAACAGA
This DNA window, taken from Saccharothrix variisporea, encodes the following:
- a CDS encoding DoxX family protein → MIVPLGQEIATGGVLCPTGHTVGKPPESPRPWRKPMNLALWIVAGLLAALALFSGATKVFLPKSKLDESTDWTVAAVGLVLPAALGIAPVMVPVTAICWVLLMIGGMVTHARHGHYKNVALCLALLAAAAFVAWGRFGFEPFTG
- a CDS encoding NAD(P)/FAD-dependent oxidoreductase, which encodes MDKRIEVVVVGGGYAGVMAANRMTQRDDVTVTVINPRRVFVPRLRLHQFVGGTHDAVVDYREVLAEGVELVVGTAAGIDATARTVTLAEGGGIGYDYLVYAVGSAGGGPRVPGAAEFAHPVATLEDARRLRSVLSDTPTTAAVTVVGGGPVGIETAAELAERGRRARLVCGGVLGPNLHPSARRTAREYLTRLGVEVIDGPDTSVTAVRSGAVELADGRTLPSQVTVWAAGFGVPDLAHRSGLRTDAAGRLCTDETLTSVDSDRIVAAGDASAPSDLPFRMSAYIAGCLGAHAADTVLARIAGERPAPIDLAFPAMCFSFGRGAGIFQLLHKDDTPKRLYFTGFLGRKLKEFSCAASVKHLVTEARKPGSHHWPKDGEHRPALLRARSGNVTTPTE
- a CDS encoding RNA polymerase sigma-70 factor yields the protein MAATETFVAHRNLLFTVAYEMLGSGADADDVLQETWLRWVGVDTAHVDDPRAYLVRITTRQALNRLRSVKRRREAYVGSWLPEPLLTTPDLAADVELAESVSMGLMVVLETLTPSERAVFVLREAFGLGYDEIAAALEKSLAAVHQLAHRARRHVEARRPRRTVTPREAQAAVDAFRRALETRDLQGLLDVLAPEVVAISDGGGIRQATPRPVIGADRVARFVVKGLAKHDVALTVRPTAINAAPALALYVDGELDGVLAARVEDGRITGLYFVRNPHKLTHVDAETPLTLR